The nucleotide sequence CCTCCAAAGATTTATATTACAATGGAGGTTCTAGCAAAGAAAATTGGATAAAAGTTGCAAAAACAATAAGATTAAAATTATATCTACAAACAAGAATTGCAAATAGTCCAGATTTTGGAAGTTTAAAATCTAAATCTATAATAAATGAATTAATCCAAGACAATGACTTGATATTAACTTCATCAGAAGATTTTCTATTTAAATGGTCTACAAATTCATCAGCTCCTGACTCTAGACATCCTTATTTTGAGAAAAACTTTGGAGGGAGTGGCCCTAGTTCCAACTTTTATATGGCAAATTACTACATGGATCTAATGGCTAATAAATATCCAAATAATAGAGATCCCCGAATTCGATATTATTTTTACCGTCAAAGATCTGATTTCTCTACCGCAACAGTAGTAACCAAATCTTGTGTCACACAAAACCAACCTGCTTGGTACGGAACAGAGTACACCTACTGCACCGTACCTTCAACAAATGGACTAAGTGGTTATTGGGGTAGAGATCATGGCGACAACGATGGTATACCACCAGACGAAAGAGATCGTACGCTATTTGGGGTATATCCTGTTGGAGGCGAATTTGACAAAAGTGATTTTGAAAATTTATCAGGTTCAGATGCACCTAGTATAGGACTTAAAGGAGCAGGTATAACACCAATTCTGATGTCATCGTTCACTTATTTTATGTTAGCTGAAGCATCACTAACTATAGGAACTACTGGAAACCCTCTTGAATATTTAGAAGCAGGAATGCGTGAATCAATTACAACTACCATGGAATTTGGATCCTCAGTAGCAAAAGGAAATTCAAGAATACCGACAACAACTGCGATCAATGACTACATTAATGCAGTAAAAGACGAATTTAATGCAGGTAATAATTCAAAAAAATTAGAGATTATTGTTCAGCAATATTTTATTGCCCTTTGGACAAATGGTATTGAAGCTTATAACACTTATAGAAGAACTGGGAAACCTGAAAAATTACAACTTACTGTAAAAATTCAAAATCCTGGAATTTTTATTAGATCTAACTGGTATCCGCAAACTACTACAAGTAACAACTCCAATATTAAACAAAAAGCAGGAGTATCAACCCCCGTTTTCTGGGATACTAATCCAGAAGGGTTTGTAGATTAATCAATTTAAAAAAGATAAAATGAAAAATAAATATAAATTAATACTATTAGCTATAATATGTTCCTTTATTTCTTGTGAAAATACAGACAAGTTTAACATGAACATACATGAGAATTCAAACACTCAGGCACCCTATGTTAGAGGTATTTTTAAAAGTACTCTGATCAAATACACAAATATTACTACATCAAGCGTGGAAATAACTTTATCAGCCCCTGCAAATAACGTAAGTAGTTGGAAAACTAGTGTTAGACTTGTCTCAGGAACTAACTCAACAGAGTTCTTCCCTCTAACTACTTATACAGTAACTAATTTCCCAACTACAATTTCAATTCCAATTACAGAAATTGCTAAAGCTATCGGAATAAATATAAATGATATTTTACCCGCTGATGTAATAGAATTTAAATCTTTCTCAACAGGTATAAATGGAAAAGAACTTAGATATAGCGACTTAAATGGAGATCTTATTGGACAAGCCGAACAACGACAAGCTTATAATTTTTCTATTGCTATCTCATGCGCTTCAGTTAACTCTCCTTCAGGACAATGGAAGGTTGAGATGGAAGATGTTTATGGAGACGGATGGGACGGTGCTTATTTAACAGCTGAAGTAAACGGTGTAAGTACCAATTATACAATTTCACCTTCAAAAGGTTCAAATGCAACCCACATAATTACTGTACCTACAGAAGGTACACTTACTTGGTCATACACTAAAGGGAATTACGAAGAAGAACATATATTTACTATAACAAGCCCAAATGGAACTGTATATGGTCCATACCTTGGTGAAAACAATATACCTTTCTGTTTCTTTTAACACTCTTATTTTTTTTAATTATAAAAGTTTTTTAAACACACCAACCACCACCAAACAAGTGGTGGTTTTTTTATATATTTGCAGCATGGAAAAAGAACATCAAATTTTTGGGATTAGAGCGATAATCGAAGCGATTCAAGCAGGTGCAACTGTTGACAAAGTATATATTCAGAAGGAAGCCAGTGGCGAATTGATGAAAGACTTAATGAAAGTACTTAAACGTGGAAATATTAATTTTTCCTATGTTCCTGTTGAAAAACTAAACAGACTAACACCTAACAACCACCAAGGTGCTGTTGCAAGCATCTCTCCTATTTCCTTTTTTGATTTAGAAGCCTTAATAGATACAGTAGTTGAAAACGGAAAAACACCATTGTTTTTAATCTTAGACCAAATATCTGATGCCCGTAACTTTGGTGCTATTATCCGTACCGCAGAATGTACAGGTGTCAACGGAATTATTGTTCAAAAATCAGGTTCAGCTCCTGTAAATGGAGATACCGTTAAAACTTCGGCTGGTGCTGTGTTTAATATTCCAATTTGTAAAGTAGAGCATATTAAAGATGCGATTTTCTTATTACAAGCAAGCGGAATAAAAACAGTTGCAGCTACTGAAAAAACAGACCAAAACATTTATGATGTTTCCCTAAAAGAAGGCGTTGCCATTATCATGGGCTCTGAAGATCGTGGTGTAAATCCATCAGTTTTAAAAATAGTGGACGAAAAAGCAAAACTACCTATGTTTGGAACTATTGGTTCGCTGAATGTATCTGTAGCTTGTGGTGCTTTTTTATATGAAGCGGTGAGACAAAGAAGTTAGATTTGTGATTGCTGATTAACGAAATTAAAATTTAGGAATTGGGATTTTGAAATTAGGATTTTGAAATACCAATTAAAGATTTAAAAAATAACAAAAACGAATTAGGACTCAGGTTCTGATTCGTTTTTTTCGTTTTTAGTAATTTCATAATTTACATTACTATTCGAATAAAAATAGTCCTCCTCTACTTCTGGCTCAGGAATTGGAGGGTTTACAAAATTACCATTCTCATCAAAACGCTGCATGAATTTATCTTGTGAGGCATCATAATCTGGATGTTCCCAATCATACTTAATCGGTTTTTGATATTCATATTCAGGGGTTTTATTTATAATAGCCAATAGCAAACCTGTGATAAAGCCAGCCAAATGTCCTTCCCACGAAATTACTTCATCCACTTTTGGAAAAACATACCAAACCATTCCGCCATAAACCACAATCACTGTTAGTGACAAGGCAACGAGTCGGTAATATTTCGTAAAAATACCTTTAAAAAAAATAAAGCTAAACAAAACATAAATCAACCCACTCGCTCCAATATGATAACTAGGCCTCCCGATTAACCAAGTTCCAACTCCCGAAAGTAGAATTCCATAAATCAAAACATAAGGAGATAGTTTGGCATAAAAAAACTGCAAAGCTGCCAACAGAACTAAAAGCGGTAACGAATTATTATATAAATGACTCAAATCCGAATGAATGAAGGGACTAAAGATAACCCCTTGTAAACCTGAAAAAGTTCTTGGATAAATTCCGTTTTCGACAAAATCAAAATCATAGCGAATTTGTAACCAATATATAATCCACAAAAAAAGCACAAAAAAAAGTGGCAACGCAAGTACATCTGTGGTGTATTTGAAATTTTTATCCATGGTTTAGTTTAATAGTAGGAAAGCAAATAGGATTCCAAAACCAATATAATGCTATTTTGTCAGGATTAAAAGAAATACCAATATGAAAATGATATTATCGTAGCAGATTCGTTTTTAGCGCATCTCCTAAAATATAAAATGCTTAATTTTACAAAATATCTTGATTAAAGATAAACGATTTTGAATTCAGATTTAAAAACAAATGGAAGCACCATTAGCAGAACGCATTCGCCCACAAACTTTAGAAGATTATATCAGTCAGGCTCATTTAGTGGGACCTAACGGTTCGTTGACGCAGCAAATTGCCAAAGGAATTATTCCTTCATTGCTATTATGGGGACCTCCAGGCACGGGAAAAACAACCCTAGCACAGATTATTGCTCAAGAATCTAAACGTCCTTTTTATGTACTGAGTGCGATTAATTCAGGGGTGAAAGATATTCGTGATGTTATAGATAAAGCCAAGCAATCTGGCGGCTTGTTTACGACTAAGAACCCTATTCTGTTTATTGATGAAATTCATCGTTTTAGCAAATCGCAACAAGATTCATTGTTAGCAGCTGTCGAAAAAGGTTGGATTACATTGATTGGTGCTACGACAGAGAATCCAAGTTTTGAAGTTATACCCGCTTTATTATCCCGATGCCAAGTGTATATCTTGAATCCCTTTACTAAAGATGATTTGAATGCTTTATTGATGCGAGCACTAAAAACAGACAGCTATTTACAAACCAAAAACATTCAATTACAAGAAACAGAAGCTTTAATGCGACTTTCTGGTGGTGATGGACGCAAACTATTAAATATTTTTGAATTGGTCATAAACGCCTCTGCTGGAGACGAAATTGTGATCACCAATGAAAGAGTACTTGAATTAGTTCAACAAAATACCGTTTTGTATGACAAAAGTGGCGAACAACATTATGATATTGTTTCGGCTTTTATCAAATCGATACGAGGAAGTGACCCTAACGGTGCTGTTTATTGGTTGGCTCGAATGATTGAAGGGGGCGAAGATGTAAAATTCATCGCTCGACGCATGCTTATTTTATCAAGTGAAGATATTGGAAATGCTAATCCTACCGCTTTGATTATGGCTAATAATACGTTTCAAGCCGTAACAACGATAGGTTATCCCGAAAGCCGAATCTTATTAAGCCAATGTGCCATCTACTTAGCCACTTCACCTAAGAGTAATGCGAGTTATATGGCTATTAATCATGCGCAACAACTGGTAAAACAAACGGGAGATTTATCGGTACCTATTCATTTGCGCAATGCTCCAACCAAATTAATGAAAGAATTGGGATATGGTGATGACTACAAATATTCACATGATTATGCGAATAATTTTGAAGTACAAGAATACTTACCAACCGAATTATCAGAAACGGTTTTGTACAACCCTGGTCAAAATTCCCGAGAAAATACTACCCGAGAATTTTTGAAAAACCGTTGGAAAGACAAATATGGGTATTAGAATTTAACTGTAATAACTTCTGAAACTAAAGTTCCATTTTGATAGGAATCAAAAACCCATTGGTTGTCTTTTAAATTCAACACCCCTTGAACATCACCTTTAATAGCAATAAAGGAATTAGGAGTCCCTGTTTTCATCAATTTCATGACTACTTTTGGCGTTTTATCAATTAACTGAAAACCATTTTCAGTAGGCTGTGCATACAATACTTCGTTATTAGAGTTAGTGATAACAGAGGACACAACAGTACTTTGCTGTGGCAAAGTTACAGCTTGTACTTTCGTGTTATCCGCAATTGTATTCGCTTCAAATTTACCATTGTACTTATATTCTAATTTAAAAACTGATTCAAATGCATTTTCGAGCGCTTCTTTATAGGCTACTCCAAAATCTTTCTCTTTACTTTTTCCAATTTCAGAAGTAAAAATTACTTTTCCATAACAATCTTTTAACTCAATAAATAATTTGGTTGTCAAAAATCCTGAATCCTTAACAACATCAACCATTAGCAAGCTACATCTATTTGGAAATTCTACAGAAAAATCAGAATTTGAATAAACAGCTTTAAAACCCGCTTTTTCAAGGTTGTATTTTGTGATAGTTGCCATTCGATACTCATTTTCCGCCCTTAAAAAGTCAAACTTAGTAGGCACCACAACTGCGGCATAATCATTTACTGAAGTTTGGGCAAAAATGGCATTTGAAATAATAATGAAGAATAAAACTAACTTTGTTTTCATATAAATAATTTATTTGTTGTTGGTAATGTATGTTATCGCTTTATAAATTGTCATCTGAGCGATTTCATACGATTATAAGTATTTTTTGAGTTCTAATAAATGATTAATTTGTTTGATATCCGGAAAGGTAGCACTTTTATTTTCGTTAAAAAAGATAGCATCCAATCCCACATCCAAAGCTCCTTGCACATCAGCATCTAGCGAATCTCCAATCATAATACTCGATTCTTTTTTGGCTTTCGCCAAATCTAGGGCGTATTCAAAAATCACGGGATTTGGTTTCTTTACTCCAGCCATTTCTGAATTTGTGATGGTTGTAAAATACGGAGTCAATTGAGCATTATGCATCTTTTTATACTGAACTTCGGCAAAACCATTGGTGATGATATGCAATCGATACTTTGATTTCAAATAATCCAAAATTTCAAAAGCACCATCAAAAAGATGATTATTCTCAGGTAATAAATCAATGTACCTTTCAGAAATTCGATTAATTTCAACGTCCGAAATAGAATACTCTAGAGCATCAAAAGAATACTTCAAACGATTATAACGCAATTCCTCATGGCTTATTTTATTATACTGAAACAATTTCCAGCAGGATTGATTGATAGGAATATAGGCTTCAATAAAATTATTAATAGCAATTGAAGGATGGCTTTCATCAAAAATACGTCCAAATGCCAATTCCGAATTTTTATCAAAATCCCAAAGCGTGTGGTCTAAATCAAAAAAAACGTCTTTTATAGGATTCACTTTCATTTTTTATTTTAACTTTTTAACCACAAAGAAAGCACAAAGG is from Flavobacterium sp. NG2 and encodes:
- a CDS encoding YjjG family noncanonical pyrimidine nucleotidase — encoded protein: MKVNPIKDVFFDLDHTLWDFDKNSELAFGRIFDESHPSIAINNFIEAYIPINQSCWKLFQYNKISHEELRYNRLKYSFDALEYSISDVEINRISERYIDLLPENNHLFDGAFEILDYLKSKYRLHIITNGFAEVQYKKMHNAQLTPYFTTITNSEMAGVKKPNPVIFEYALDLAKAKKESSIMIGDSLDADVQGALDVGLDAIFFNENKSATFPDIKQINHLLELKKYL
- the rlmB gene encoding 23S rRNA (guanosine(2251)-2'-O)-methyltransferase RlmB, with the translated sequence MEKEHQIFGIRAIIEAIQAGATVDKVYIQKEASGELMKDLMKVLKRGNINFSYVPVEKLNRLTPNNHQGAVASISPISFFDLEALIDTVVENGKTPLFLILDQISDARNFGAIIRTAECTGVNGIIVQKSGSAPVNGDTVKTSAGAVFNIPICKVEHIKDAIFLLQASGIKTVAATEKTDQNIYDVSLKEGVAIIMGSEDRGVNPSVLKIVDEKAKLPMFGTIGSLNVSVACGAFLYEAVRQRS
- a CDS encoding rhomboid family intramembrane serine protease; protein product: MDKNFKYTTDVLALPLFFVLFLWIIYWLQIRYDFDFVENGIYPRTFSGLQGVIFSPFIHSDLSHLYNNSLPLLVLLAALQFFYAKLSPYVLIYGILLSGVGTWLIGRPSYHIGASGLIYVLFSFIFFKGIFTKYYRLVALSLTVIVVYGGMVWYVFPKVDEVISWEGHLAGFITGLLLAIINKTPEYEYQKPIKYDWEHPDYDASQDKFMQRFDENGNFVNPPIPEPEVEEDYFYSNSNVNYEITKNEKNESEPES
- a CDS encoding replication-associated recombination protein A, which gives rise to MEAPLAERIRPQTLEDYISQAHLVGPNGSLTQQIAKGIIPSLLLWGPPGTGKTTLAQIIAQESKRPFYVLSAINSGVKDIRDVIDKAKQSGGLFTTKNPILFIDEIHRFSKSQQDSLLAAVEKGWITLIGATTENPSFEVIPALLSRCQVYILNPFTKDDLNALLMRALKTDSYLQTKNIQLQETEALMRLSGGDGRKLLNIFELVINASAGDEIVITNERVLELVQQNTVLYDKSGEQHYDIVSAFIKSIRGSDPNGAVYWLARMIEGGEDVKFIARRMLILSSEDIGNANPTALIMANNTFQAVTTIGYPESRILLSQCAIYLATSPKSNASYMAINHAQQLVKQTGDLSVPIHLRNAPTKLMKELGYGDDYKYSHDYANNFEVQEYLPTELSETVLYNPGQNSRENTTREFLKNRWKDKYGY
- a CDS encoding SusD/RagB family nutrient-binding outer membrane lipoprotein, with the translated sequence MKNILQKTYKILIFTLFLGLQSCETTDIELKENPNNVSNETADVDLYLNSIQLGLANFITGYEGENEYGMSELGMKPVRMLHQNAVSYRDFYSPSLFDKAWKTAYSKVLTDIRAMTPLALKEKKYTHVAIGQIIESYVMMTLVDYFGDVPYTEAIKGTMYPNPKVDSGASIYKAIDLLLIDAISNLEKNEVSLPSKDLYYNGGSSKENWIKVAKTIRLKLYLQTRIANSPDFGSLKSKSIINELIQDNDLILTSSEDFLFKWSTNSSAPDSRHPYFEKNFGGSGPSSNFYMANYYMDLMANKYPNNRDPRIRYYFYRQRSDFSTATVVTKSCVTQNQPAWYGTEYTYCTVPSTNGLSGYWGRDHGDNDGIPPDERDRTLFGVYPVGGEFDKSDFENLSGSDAPSIGLKGAGITPILMSSFTYFMLAEASLTIGTTGNPLEYLEAGMRESITTTMEFGSSVAKGNSRIPTTTAINDYINAVKDEFNAGNNSKKLEIIVQQYFIALWTNGIEAYNTYRRTGKPEKLQLTVKIQNPGIFIRSNWYPQTTTSNNSNIKQKAGVSTPVFWDTNPEGFVD